A portion of the Glycine max cultivar Williams 82 chromosome 10, Glycine_max_v4.0, whole genome shotgun sequence genome contains these proteins:
- the LOC100778262 gene encoding transcription elongation factor 1 homolog — MGKRKAKAKPPPKKRMDKLDTVFSCPFCNHGSSVECRLDMKNLIGEAICGICQESFSTTITALSEPIDIYSEWIDECELVNHPDDDGAEH, encoded by the exons ATGGGAAAAAGGAAGGCAAAGGCAAAGCCTCCTCCAAAGAAGCGAATGGATAAGCTCGATACCGTCTTCAGCTGCCCTTTCTGCAATCATGGCAGCAGCGTCGAATGCCGCCT TGACATGAAGAACTTGATAGGGGAAGCTATTTGCGGGATATGCCAAGAGAGCTTTAGCACTACCATCACAG CTTTATCAGAGCCAATAGACAT ATACAGTGAGTGGATTGATGAATGTGAACTGGTAAACCACCCGGACGATGATGGTGCTGAGCACTGA